The following proteins are co-located in the Ruminococcaceae bacterium KH2T8 genome:
- a CDS encoding replication restart DNA helicase PriA has translation MLTAQVILRDSVRATDKLFTYKVPDSLREKVIEGLYVLVPFGFGNRMKTAVVYSVQDQDPGKMKLKAIFDVMDDIPVMTKEQLQLIKPLASRLLCTMGDVVSLMVPSVAGKSSLPQLTYISLMSDDDAKEAIESGKLRSITHIHILEYLLEKGETEKKELLAACKATEAQLKAVRDKGFLYIEKREDDEAPIKSAIPEGEISEEFSVIHTLNDEQSAAVEAITASDKAEVFLLHGITGSGKTEVYLKCAGDAMQKGGSVIYLVPEISLTPQTVNWIRARFGDTAAVMHSRLTDKQRFLEWEKIRRGQAQIVVGPRSCIFAPLTNLKLIIIDEEHDSSYKSESFPKYNARDIALMRAKLNSCAVVLGSATPAVSSYYAAQKGVYRLLTLKKRGNPDAVLPKVHIVDMKEQIKAGAGDLISIPLRHAMARAIADNKQILLFLNRRGYSRTLICEECGEPCSCPNCSVGMTLHNGRTFGGRQLTGRMLICHYCGYTVPAHEALCRSCGGGNFTRAGIGTQQLEEMLGKTFAGTKVLRMDQDTTMRPGDHEKILAAFRDHEAQILIGTQMIAKGHDFPDVTVVGIIGADLIASSSDYRSSERAFQLITQAAGRAGRKGSEGTVYLQSLHTDNPLLHYAARQDYEAFYEEEIKYREAMALPPFKASGEIVLSLPNEDDLLERTDILAKYLKDFLSVQPEKYAFELYGPVPSPIYELRGRYRMSFMIKAVNKSSLNAVFAQIMKDFDPEIYPISFDNDCGG, from the coding sequence ATGCTCACCGCACAGGTCATCTTAAGAGACAGCGTCAGAGCTACGGATAAGCTCTTTACATATAAGGTTCCCGATAGCCTTCGTGAGAAGGTCATCGAGGGCCTTTATGTGCTGGTACCTTTCGGATTCGGTAACCGCATGAAGACGGCGGTCGTCTATTCTGTCCAGGATCAGGACCCCGGTAAGATGAAGCTCAAGGCGATCTTTGATGTCATGGACGATATCCCCGTAATGACAAAGGAGCAGCTGCAGCTTATTAAGCCTTTGGCATCGCGCCTTCTTTGTACCATGGGAGATGTCGTATCCCTTATGGTGCCGTCGGTCGCGGGAAAGTCATCTCTTCCGCAGCTCACATATATCTCCCTGATGTCAGACGACGATGCCAAAGAAGCGATCGAGAGCGGGAAACTAAGATCGATCACGCATATACATATTCTCGAGTATCTGCTCGAGAAAGGCGAAACGGAGAAGAAGGAACTCCTTGCGGCGTGTAAGGCTACCGAAGCGCAGCTAAAGGCTGTAAGGGACAAGGGCTTCCTCTATATAGAGAAAAGAGAAGATGACGAGGCTCCGATCAAGTCGGCTATCCCCGAAGGTGAGATCTCCGAGGAGTTCAGCGTCATACATACATTAAACGACGAGCAGAGCGCCGCGGTCGAGGCTATAACGGCATCTGATAAGGCCGAAGTATTCCTTCTTCACGGTATCACGGGAAGCGGCAAGACCGAAGTCTACTTAAAGTGCGCAGGTGATGCCATGCAGAAGGGCGGAAGCGTCATCTATCTCGTTCCCGAGATATCGCTTACGCCACAGACCGTCAACTGGATCCGTGCAAGATTCGGTGATACGGCTGCCGTAATGCACAGCCGCCTTACGGATAAGCAGAGGTTCCTTGAGTGGGAGAAGATAAGGCGTGGTCAGGCTCAGATCGTAGTCGGCCCCAGAAGCTGTATCTTTGCCCCGCTTACTAACTTAAAGCTCATAATAATCGACGAGGAACACGATTCTTCATATAAGTCGGAGTCGTTTCCGAAGTATAACGCACGAGATATCGCTCTGATGCGCGCTAAGCTCAATTCATGCGCCGTCGTGCTCGGTTCCGCTACTCCGGCCGTAAGTTCTTACTACGCGGCTCAGAAGGGCGTATACAGGCTCCTGACGCTCAAAAAGAGGGGTAACCCCGATGCGGTCCTTCCCAAGGTTCACATCGTCGACATGAAGGAGCAGATAAAGGCAGGCGCAGGAGATCTGATCTCGATACCTTTAAGACATGCCATGGCGAGGGCGATAGCGGATAATAAGCAGATCCTCCTGTTCCTTAACAGACGCGGTTATTCTAGGACACTGATCTGCGAAGAGTGCGGCGAGCCGTGCTCATGTCCTAACTGCTCGGTCGGCATGACGCTTCATAACGGTCGTACATTCGGCGGCAGGCAGCTTACAGGGCGTATGCTCATCTGTCACTACTGCGGATATACCGTTCCCGCCCACGAGGCTCTTTGCAGGAGCTGCGGCGGAGGTAATTTCACGAGAGCCGGTATCGGTACGCAGCAGCTCGAAGAGATGCTCGGAAAGACATTTGCCGGTACCAAGGTCCTGAGGATGGACCAGGATACTACGATGCGCCCGGGCGACCACGAGAAGATACTCGCGGCCTTCCGTGACCACGAGGCGCAGATCCTTATAGGAACGCAGATGATCGCCAAGGGACATGATTTCCCCGACGTAACCGTAGTTGGTATAATAGGGGCAGATCTTATAGCAAGTTCATCCGATTATCGTTCTTCGGAGAGAGCCTTCCAGCTCATAACGCAGGCTGCGGGAAGAGCAGGGCGAAAGGGATCTGAAGGAACAGTTTATCTTCAGAGCCTTCATACGGATAATCCGCTCCTGCACTATGCGGCACGTCAGGACTACGAGGCATTCTACGAAGAGGAGATAAAGTACAGGGAGGCGATGGCTCTGCCGCCGTTTAAGGCTTCGGGAGAGATAGTATTGTCACTCCCAAATGAGGACGATCTGCTCGAGAGAACGGATATCCTTGCGAAGTACTTAAAGGACTTCCTGAGCGTTCAGCCCGAGAAGTATGCTTTCGAGCTTTACGGCCCTGTACCGTCACCGATCTACGAGCTTCGCGGACGCTACAGGATGAGCTTTATGATCAAGGCAGTAAACAAATCATCGCTTAATGCGGTGTTCGCTCAGATAATGAAGGATTTCGATCCTGAGATCTATCCGATATCTTTCGATAACGATTGTGGAGGTTAA
- a CDS encoding Ca-activated chloride channel family protein, whose protein sequence is MNIDPILPIPIIAIVCVALIALKRKGVWNFIRQIIIAIMVFIICLRPSVPTDKVTIVNNEVDVLFVVDNTISMLAEDYGSDNGRRIDAVKADVETIMDDFAGARYALITFGDDPLYMVPYTTSPDAVIQAINTLEGETKNYADGTSMNTAFDTMQEVLEQHAAQQEDDKDKNGDFETGRIQVVFFISDGEITSNDRLRSYERLADYVDVGGVLGYGTTSGGEMYVRSYALDEEPELLQYYDSNYNLVTAISKIDEDNLEQIATDLGVGYYHMTKPSDVSSMTSEINAAIEHGEFDTSTKEGEGKFEIYWAFAGALAAFLMFDLFYYRKKMGTER, encoded by the coding sequence GTGAATATAGATCCTATACTTCCTATACCGATAATCGCCATCGTATGTGTTGCTCTTATCGCTCTTAAAAGGAAGGGCGTATGGAACTTCATAAGACAGATAATCATCGCGATCATGGTCTTTATCATTTGCCTCAGGCCCTCTGTCCCTACGGATAAGGTCACGATCGTAAATAACGAGGTGGACGTACTCTTCGTAGTTGATAATACGATCAGTATGCTCGCCGAGGACTACGGTTCCGATAACGGTCGAAGGATCGATGCGGTAAAGGCTGATGTCGAGACGATCATGGATGATTTTGCAGGTGCAAGATATGCTCTGATCACCTTTGGTGATGATCCGCTCTACATGGTTCCTTATACAACGTCTCCCGATGCCGTTATCCAGGCTATCAATACACTTGAAGGTGAGACAAAGAACTATGCTGACGGTACTTCGATGAATACTGCATTTGATACAATGCAGGAAGTGCTCGAGCAGCACGCCGCGCAGCAGGAAGATGACAAGGACAAGAACGGAGATTTCGAGACCGGCAGGATCCAGGTCGTATTCTTCATAAGCGACGGTGAGATCACTTCCAATGACCGACTCAGATCCTATGAGAGACTTGCAGATTACGTTGATGTCGGCGGAGTCCTCGGATACGGTACGACATCAGGCGGTGAGATGTATGTAAGATCTTATGCACTTGATGAAGAGCCCGAGCTCCTCCAGTACTATGACAGCAACTATAATCTCGTTACTGCCATTTCCAAGATCGACGAGGACAATCTCGAGCAGATCGCTACGGATCTTGGTGTCGGTTATTACCACATGACGAAGCCTTCGGACGTTTCGTCGATGACATCCGAGATCAATGCCGCCATCGAGCATGGTGAATTTGATACGAGTACGAAAGAAGGAGAAGGAAAATTCGAGATCTATTGGGCATTCGCGGGAGCACTCGCGGCATTCCTGATGTTCGACCTTTTCTATTACAGAAAGAAGATGGGTACAGAACGATGA
- a CDS encoding 4-hydroxy-3-methylbut-2-en-1-yl diphosphate synthase — translation MSKVVSVGGVLLGGGNPIRVQSMNNTKTQDVKATLEQIYKLKDAGCDITRVAVPDMEAAEALKEITAKSPLPVVADIHFDYRLAIEAAKNGAAKIRINPGNIGGHEKLRQVADICKERGLPIRVGVNSGSLDRKLVEKYGGVCAENMTISALEAVKLLEDEDFDDIVISIKSSSPKLTIETYRELSSKCDYPLHVGVTEAGTVREGMIKSAVGIGALLAEGIGDTIRVSLTGDPVDEVFAGISILKALDLRSGGITFVSCPTCGRTQVPLIELASEIERRICHLPYDLKVAVMGCVVNGPGEAREADIGLAGGKDEFLLFRKGQTIRRLSADTAVEEFVSEVKKLGEESKS, via the coding sequence ATGTCAAAAGTCGTATCGGTAGGCGGTGTGCTCTTAGGTGGCGGAAATCCCATCAGAGTCCAGTCTATGAACAACACAAAGACACAGGATGTCAAGGCAACTTTGGAGCAGATATATAAGCTCAAGGATGCAGGTTGTGATATCACTCGTGTAGCGGTACCCGATATGGAAGCCGCCGAGGCATTAAAGGAGATAACAGCTAAATCACCTCTGCCGGTTGTTGCCGATATCCATTTTGACTATAGGCTCGCTATCGAAGCGGCAAAGAACGGAGCAGCCAAGATCAGGATCAATCCGGGTAATATCGGAGGTCACGAGAAGCTTCGTCAGGTAGCCGATATCTGTAAGGAAAGAGGACTGCCGATAAGAGTCGGAGTCAACTCCGGATCCCTTGATCGAAAACTGGTAGAAAAGTACGGCGGAGTGTGTGCTGAGAACATGACGATCAGTGCGCTTGAAGCAGTTAAGCTCTTGGAGGACGAAGACTTTGACGACATTGTTATAAGTATCAAGTCGAGTAGCCCGAAGCTCACTATCGAGACGTACAGGGAACTGTCTTCAAAGTGCGATTATCCTCTCCATGTAGGAGTCACCGAAGCAGGCACCGTAAGAGAAGGAATGATCAAGTCCGCAGTAGGTATCGGAGCACTCCTGGCAGAAGGTATAGGAGATACGATAAGAGTATCGCTCACGGGCGATCCGGTAGATGAAGTATTTGCGGGTATAAGTATCCTTAAGGCACTTGATCTTCGAAGCGGAGGTATCACATTCGTTTCCTGTCCCACATGTGGCAGGACACAGGTCCCGCTCATCGAGCTCGCATCAGAGATAGAAAGACGTATATGTCATCTCCCGTATGACCTCAAGGTCGCGGTAATGGGATGTGTAGTAAACGGTCCCGGAGAAGCAAGAGAAGCCGATATCGGACTTGCAGGCGGCAAGGATGAATTCCTTCTTTTCAGGAAGGGACAGACGATCAGGAGACTTTCGGCAGATACTGCTGTCGAGGAGTTTGTCTCCGAAGTAAAAAAACTGGGCGAAGAAAGTAAGAGCTGA
- a CDS encoding DNA polymerase III, alpha chain gives MKRIVSMLELSADLIRGLDNVTVEKIDLYKDKNILRLVLSGLPEDDNSLVAFSNAIKKLTECDLKIFFVSSNKENVASYVKALNPFFVRELIRRNPELCYADKCTFEVGEDMKLKVYLDALYDDFVENAVRLRMCSAVLDLIETMLNVTLEGSDFLITESPVYEDIPVDAYCDMDYNEAPPPAPADPYMPYLPPEVMAQMQAQEQQEKEQEQAAAAAEEEAPKVDKNSWAYKAKEQQKENKNNDQGSGREFYNNRKAEALFGRVTKDIETFDIKNVTAEETMVNVVGQLTLTDDLKLSKSGKVVIAKFNIIDKTGGIAGIMFVKPDEADSFEKMFKKGGWAGFQGEPQYNRGEFNLKVQGIFEAPKPPKRKDLSDMKRVELHVHSKMSEKDAVSDPAAIMKLAASFGHKACAITDHGVVQAFPEVYNTAKKLTVGDTDEKFKAILGCEGYLADDGPTIFYNLPFEEDERRHVGNIVSIAITTTGKDSCTDRITHIAASKYRLKGYKAVRIPAEGESDEDAMDFSKKDIDKSLWDPEEIPEELRDENIASKGSAAREDKSHILNADSSLIGEYAEDDIEFVPDAIEYEHVADFYAEVEDIIYQGTGEPCDSYYRVGELLEFIGDSYIAGPDIFNALAFIRRAGYGINIEDHVYYRHKFLMPAISSADILKYVYKENQYIDEAAACKDLAGDIALTGNELIDQCRINANFIIGYLKDKESTDPTKLNHDIGHFDLDQIKSKDNPTYHIIYLVRNNMGLYNMYRLISESHVHYFHRRPRTPKSLLKYFQSSIIVGGACERGEIYRAVLKTYKSCGKDRVATMDALKASEEFKDIMSLYAYVEIQPLCNNMFMTRQDPAKSDTGNVPLDANDIRIVNELLVEVADAFGLPCCATTDSHFLDPEDGMYRKYLLMNMGFADAEMQSDLYFRSTDEMLREFSYLGEEKAFEVVVENTNKIADMIEYGIKPFPDGTYPPIISRAAADVRDIAFTRANRLYRHNGVLNEVVKARLEKELKSIIGHGFAIMYYIAYRLVKKSNNDGYIVGSRGSVGSSFAATMCGISEVNPLPPHYRCPDCCYVEFDNSGEFGSGFDMEPKDCPCCGAHMIKDGQDIPFETFLGFNGDKEPDIDLNFSSAYQPRAHKYVEYLFGHTHTFRAGTIGTYADKNAIGVAKSVAEMKGLICSNAMLTYMSEGIVGVKRTTSQHPGGIVVVPKEMDVYEFTPIQYPANKTDCGIITTHFDFHAMHDTILKLDILGHADPTVLRMLQDLTKIEVTTIPVPDDKVMSLLESTNALGFPLEATEAGSATLGLSELGTHMARGMIKEAKPRRFYDLVQLMGLSHGTDVWTGNAQDLIRDGICDLNSVIGCRDSIMTRLIYWGVPNKDAFDIMENVRKGKVAGGAVPEKWEKWKETMKEHGVPDWYIGSCEKIKYMFPKAHAAAYSISTLRVAWFKVYYPEEYYCAFYTIRGDEFSANTMCQGEAALTERRRLLNELMHQDNNPKTKSEYYLCEIIEEMYHRGIEFLPIDINTSHATDFVKVEKGKILPPLASIDSISSSIAENITRAREEAPFTTREDLMQRSGIGKSALQTLADYGLLEDLPETSQIDIFSMLG, from the coding sequence ATGAAGAGAATCGTATCAATGCTTGAACTGTCCGCTGATCTTATCCGCGGACTTGATAATGTTACGGTCGAAAAGATAGACCTTTATAAGGATAAGAATATCCTTCGCCTCGTGCTGTCCGGACTTCCCGAAGATGATAATTCTCTCGTTGCTTTTTCCAATGCGATAAAGAAACTCACGGAATGTGATCTTAAGATATTCTTCGTATCTTCGAATAAGGAAAATGTCGCATCATATGTTAAGGCATTAAATCCTTTCTTCGTACGCGAGCTCATTAGGAGAAATCCCGAGCTTTGCTATGCCGATAAGTGTACTTTCGAAGTCGGTGAAGACATGAAGCTCAAGGTGTATCTCGATGCCCTTTACGATGACTTTGTCGAGAATGCGGTAAGACTCAGGATGTGCTCAGCGGTCCTTGATCTTATCGAGACGATGTTAAACGTTACTCTGGAAGGTTCGGATTTCCTTATCACGGAATCTCCCGTGTATGAAGATATCCCCGTAGATGCATATTGCGATATGGACTATAACGAGGCTCCGCCTCCGGCGCCCGCCGATCCTTATATGCCGTATCTGCCGCCAGAGGTAATGGCTCAGATGCAGGCTCAGGAACAGCAGGAAAAGGAACAGGAGCAGGCGGCTGCGGCAGCCGAAGAAGAGGCTCCCAAGGTTGACAAGAACTCCTGGGCATATAAGGCCAAGGAGCAGCAGAAAGAGAATAAGAATAACGATCAGGGAAGCGGCAGGGAGTTTTATAACAACCGCAAGGCCGAGGCTTTATTTGGTCGTGTCACGAAGGATATTGAGACATTCGATATCAAGAACGTTACCGCAGAAGAGACGATGGTCAATGTCGTAGGTCAGCTGACACTTACGGATGATCTTAAGCTCAGTAAGTCGGGTAAGGTCGTTATCGCGAAGTTTAATATCATCGATAAGACGGGCGGTATCGCGGGCATCATGTTCGTTAAGCCCGACGAAGCCGATTCTTTCGAGAAGATGTTTAAGAAAGGCGGATGGGCAGGATTTCAGGGCGAGCCTCAGTACAACAGAGGCGAGTTCAACCTGAAGGTGCAGGGAATATTCGAAGCACCTAAGCCGCCTAAGCGTAAGGATCTTTCAGACATGAAGAGAGTAGAGCTTCATGTCCACTCCAAGATGAGTGAGAAGGATGCGGTATCTGACCCTGCCGCTATCATGAAGCTCGCGGCTTCTTTCGGACATAAGGCATGTGCGATCACAGATCACGGTGTAGTACAGGCTTTCCCCGAAGTATATAACACTGCTAAGAAGTTAACTGTCGGAGATACCGATGAGAAGTTCAAGGCCATCCTCGGATGCGAGGGTTATCTTGCAGATGACGGTCCTACGATCTTCTATAATCTTCCTTTCGAGGAGGACGAGAGACGTCATGTCGGAAATATCGTATCAATAGCTATCACTACTACGGGTAAGGATTCCTGTACGGACAGGATCACTCATATCGCCGCAAGTAAGTACAGGCTCAAGGGTTATAAGGCTGTAAGGATCCCTGCAGAGGGTGAGTCCGATGAAGATGCAATGGACTTCTCAAAGAAGGATATCGACAAGAGCCTTTGGGACCCCGAGGAGATCCCCGAGGAACTTCGCGACGAAAATATCGCTTCAAAGGGTTCGGCTGCAAGAGAAGATAAGTCTCATATCTTAAATGCCGATTCATCTCTTATCGGTGAATATGCAGAGGACGATATCGAGTTCGTACCCGATGCGATCGAATATGAGCACGTAGCCGATTTCTATGCAGAGGTCGAGGACATAATCTATCAGGGAACGGGAGAGCCCTGCGATTCCTACTACAGGGTCGGAGAACTCCTGGAATTCATCGGAGATTCGTATATCGCAGGTCCCGATATCTTTAATGCGCTCGCATTCATAAGAAGAGCAGGATACGGTATCAATATCGAGGATCATGTCTACTACAGACATAAGTTCCTTATGCCTGCGATCTCTTCTGCAGATATCCTGAAGTATGTCTACAAAGAGAATCAGTATATCGACGAGGCAGCCGCATGTAAGGACCTCGCAGGTGATATCGCGCTTACGGGTAATGAGCTGATCGACCAGTGCAGGATCAACGCCAACTTCATCATCGGTTATTTGAAGGATAAGGAGTCGACCGATCCTACAAAGCTCAACCACGATATAGGTCACTTTGATCTTGATCAGATCAAGTCAAAGGATAATCCGACATACCATATCATCTATCTCGTGAGAAATAACATGGGACTTTATAACATGTACAGACTTATCTCGGAGTCACATGTTCATTATTTCCACAGAAGACCCAGGACTCCCAAGAGCCTTCTTAAGTATTTCCAGTCATCGATCATCGTAGGCGGTGCCTGCGAGCGAGGCGAGATCTACAGAGCCGTACTCAAGACTTATAAGTCTTGCGGTAAGGACAGAGTCGCTACGATGGATGCTCTTAAGGCAAGCGAAGAGTTCAAAGACATAATGAGCCTTTATGCTTATGTCGAGATACAGCCACTTTGCAACAACATGTTCATGACAAGGCAGGATCCCGCGAAGTCTGATACGGGTAATGTTCCTCTTGATGCCAATGACATCAGGATCGTTAACGAGCTCCTCGTAGAAGTGGCGGATGCTTTCGGGCTTCCTTGCTGTGCTACGACTGACTCGCACTTCCTTGATCCCGAGGATGGTATGTATCGTAAGTACCTTCTCATGAATATGGGATTTGCCGATGCCGAGATGCAGAGTGATCTCTACTTCAGATCTACGGATGAGATGCTTCGCGAGTTCTCATATCTTGGTGAAGAAAAGGCCTTCGAGGTCGTTGTCGAGAATACCAATAAGATCGCGGACATGATCGAGTACGGTATCAAGCCGTTCCCCGACGGTACATATCCGCCTATCATCTCGAGAGCTGCCGCCGATGTACGTGATATCGCATTCACGAGAGCTAACAGACTCTACAGGCATAACGGCGTCCTTAACGAAGTAGTTAAGGCGAGACTGGAAAAGGAGCTCAAATCCATCATCGGACACGGATTCGCGATCATGTACTATATCGCGTACCGTCTTGTTAAGAAGTCAAATAACGACGGATATATCGTTGGTTCGAGAGGATCGGTAGGATCTTCGTTCGCGGCTACGATGTGCGGTATCTCGGAGGTCAATCCTCTGCCGCCGCACTACAGATGTCCCGACTGCTGTTATGTCGAGTTCGATAACTCGGGTGAGTTCGGTTCCGGATTCGATATGGAGCCCAAGGACTGCCCGTGCTGCGGCGCGCACATGATCAAGGACGGACAGGATATCCCCTTCGAGACGTTCCTTGGCTTTAACGGTGATAAGGAGCCTGATATCGACCTTAACTTCTCGAGTGCATATCAGCCCCGTGCCCATAAGTATGTCGAGTATCTCTTCGGTCATACTCATACGTTCAGGGCAGGTACTATCGGTACATATGCGGATAAGAACGCCATCGGCGTAGCAAAGAGCGTTGCTGAGATGAAGGGACTTATCTGTTCTAATGCGATGCTCACATATATGTCGGAGGGTATCGTCGGCGTCAAGAGGACTACGTCCCAGCACCCCGGTGGTATCGTCGTTGTTCCCAAGGAGATGGATGTATATGAGTTCACTCCCATTCAGTACCCGGCTAACAAGACGGACTGCGGAATAATAACGACACACTTCGACTTCCATGCGATGCACGATACGATCCTTAAGCTCGATATCCTGGGTCACGCAGACCCTACGGTTCTTCGAATGCTTCAGGATCTTACGAAGATAGAAGTTACCACGATCCCTGTGCCCGACGATAAGGTAATGAGCCTTCTTGAGTCTACCAACGCATTGGGATTCCCTCTGGAAGCGACGGAAGCCGGATCTGCTACTCTCGGTCTTTCCGAGCTTGGTACTCACATGGCACGAGGCATGATCAAGGAAGCAAAGCCGAGAAGGTTCTATGACCTCGTACAGCTCATGGGTCTGTCCCACGGTACTGACGTATGGACAGGTAATGCTCAGGATCTTATCAGAGACGGTATCTGTGACCTTAATTCCGTTATCGGATGTCGTGACTCCATCATGACAAGGCTCATCTACTGGGGAGTTCCCAATAAGGATGCGTTCGACATCATGGAGAATGTCCGTAAGGGTAAGGTCGCAGGCGGTGCCGTTCCCGAGAAGTGGGAGAAGTGGAAAGAGACCATGAAGGAGCACGGTGTACCCGACTGGTATATCGGATCGTGCGAGAAGATCAAGTACATGTTCCCTAAGGCGCACGCCGCCGCATACTCGATCTCTACGCTTCGTGTAGCATGGTTCAAGGTCTACTACCCCGAGGAGTATTACTGCGCATTCTACACGATCAGAGGCGATGAATTCAGCGCCAATACGATGTGTCAGGGTGAGGCTGCTCTTACCGAGAGAAGAAGACTACTAAACGAGCTCATGCACCAGGACAATAACCCTAAGACAAAGTCGGAATATTATCTCTGCGAGATCATCGAGGAGATGTATCACAGAGGAATCGAATTCCTTCCCATAGATATCAATACTTCGCATGCAACCGACTTCGTGAAGGTGGAAAAGGGCAAGATCCTTCCGCCTCTGGCATCTATCGATTCTATATCTTCGTCTATCGCTGAGAATATCACGCGAGCCAGGGAAGAGGCGCCTTTCACGACGAGAGAGGATCTTATGCAGCGAAGCGGTATCGGTAAGTCCGCTCTTCAGACTCTGGCTGACTATGGTCTTCTCGAGGATCTTCCCGAGACGAGCCAGATAGATATATTCTCGATGCTGGGGTAA
- a CDS encoding MoxR-like ATPase, which translates to MENFTVISQSEIEQALAIAKRINDYYYEKMVGQRQLGTSLLISMIINGHILIESVPGLAKTTAAKTMTEAVNGRFSRIQCTPDLLPSDIIGTQILNYTTNTFDTKLGPVHANFVLLDEINRSSAKTQSAMLEVMQEHQTTIGGENYPVPEIFMVIATQNPIEQEGTYILSEAQLDRFAIKEKLEYPTEDEEVTILNRVEADVFSKGAAVVGLDSVKYLQELVKKVYIDDSVKRYIVKLVDATRHPKKILPENLTQYMTIGSSTRGCICLMEVAKAVALLNGRDYVTPDDVKAQIHGVLRHRVTLNFAAVADGVDEDMIIDAITGAVPAP; encoded by the coding sequence ATGGAAAACTTTACGGTGATCTCTCAAAGTGAGATCGAACAGGCACTTGCCATAGCAAAGAGGATAAATGATTATTATTACGAGAAGATGGTTGGTCAGCGTCAGCTGGGCACATCACTTCTGATCTCCATGATCATCAACGGACACATCCTTATCGAGTCCGTTCCCGGTCTTGCAAAGACAACGGCTGCTAAGACAATGACAGAGGCAGTAAACGGAAGGTTCTCACGTATCCAGTGTACGCCCGACCTTCTTCCTTCCGATATCATCGGTACACAGATCCTTAATTACACGACAAATACATTCGATACGAAGCTCGGTCCCGTTCATGCCAACTTCGTGCTTCTCGATGAGATCAACAGATCTTCGGCTAAGACACAGTCCGCCATGCTCGAGGTCATGCAGGAGCATCAGACGACTATCGGCGGTGAGAACTATCCCGTGCCCGAGATCTTCATGGTAATCGCAACACAGAACCCTATCGAGCAGGAAGGTACATATATCCTTTCCGAGGCACAGCTCGACAGATTCGCAATCAAGGAAAAGCTCGAGTATCCCACAGAGGATGAAGAGGTTACGATCCTCAACAGAGTCGAGGCTGACGTATTCTCCAAGGGTGCTGCAGTAGTAGGACTCGACAGCGTTAAGTATCTTCAGGAACTCGTTAAGAAGGTCTATATCGACGATTCCGTTAAGAGATATATCGTTAAGCTCGTAGATGCTACGAGACATCCCAAGAAGATCCTTCCCGAGAACCTTACTCAGTACATGACTATCGGTTCTTCGACGAGAGGCTGTATCTGCCTTATGGAAGTTGCAAAGGCAGTTGCACTCCTTAACGGTCGTGACTATGTTACTCCCGATGACGTTAAGGCTCAGATCCACGGTGTCCTGAGACACAGAGTAACACTTAATTTCGCTGCAGTTGCAGACGGTGTTGATGAGGATATGATCATCGACGCTATCACGGGAGCAGTACCCGCACCATGA